The Vibrio sp. 16 genome segment TGCCACAGAAATTATGATGTTGGCCGATGGTGACGCTAGCTTTACTAAAGCTCTAGGCCTTGAAATGGATACGGCTACATTCGGTGGAATTCGCTCACAACGATACGCAATGATTATCGAAGATGGTGTGGTAACACAATTGAATGTTGAAGAACCCAAGCAGTTCGAAGCAAGTAAAGCCGAAACTATTTTAGCTGCTCTAAAGTGATCTTAAGAGCTGTAAGGGTTCCGGATATTCCATTCTGAACCCTTTTCTTTGAATATAGAAAAAGAACCGTACTTCTACACACAAAACCTAACTTGAATTGAAATCTAAAGCATTGAGCATTGCGAGCTACGATCTGTTAGGCTCTCAGATCACTGACGACAGTCGTCTCGATTTTGGGCAAATAATTGGTTTTATTAACATAATCCATCGTCATAGAAGTACTTTCAATGTTGGGGGCTTTCCAAACGCCATTGTTCAAAGTTAAAGTCCATATTGTTTCCACATCTTTGAACTTTTTACTCACATCCAAGCTTTACCGCCCATCTTCTCTAACAAAACGCTCTCCAATCAAAACATCTTCAATATACTGTTTGTGGCTGTTGATATATTGAATATCAGCGAGATAAGCCAAGTGGTGTCCGTCTGCAATATTTTCAATGAATGCTGTGTTGCCGTTATCGGCTTCGTTGAACATGTAATCGACTAACACTTGAATCCTATCTGTTATTGTCTCGACTAACCGCTCGCGCTCTGCTTCAAGCAACCCGTAAGCATCGCAAAACTGTTTAGCTCGCAAAGACTGCGACTCTAGGTTGCCCATTGCATCCGATTCATGGGTTTTGAATGGCGCCCAACAGTAAACAGCATAAGCGACATCCCAAACCCTCGGCGCTGGATGCGCGGTATCAAAGTCAATGATCCCGACGGTTTCTGAACCAACGAGCGTTACATTGTAAGGAGCATAGTCTCCATGGCAGATGACCTCTCTGGGTTCACGACTCGGCAGCTTCCACACTAGTGACTCATTCGAGTGTGTTGATAAAAATGTGCGAGAGGCATCATGATACGAGCGAAGAAGCTTAGCGGCAGAAACCAGAGCCTCCGTCGTAGCAATATGTCCTTTCAGGGGATAATTAAAAACATCACCAACGACATACGACACAATCTCATTACCTTTGCAGTCAAAACCACATGGCTTAGGAGCCGCATTAAAACTATTTTCTGCGATGTGTGACAGTAAACGATGTACTGTTTCAGACCACACACCTCGTGGTCGATAAACTTTGTTATCGGAGCGAAAAATTTGCCCCTCTCGCCCACCTTGGAGTTCTTCCATTATTATCCTTATGTATCTTTCAACGCGCCATTAAGGTGTCAGCAAGGCGAATTATTGACCTTGCTGATACCCGTTTGACACAACCTTCAACTAGACACCACTAGCGCTGAACGTCATGCTGAGCCATTTATTAAGTGCGACTTTCAAATGTGACCGCTTCGACACCATGGTCTCTCGGTCTAACGACCACTGTATTTGCGATCATGTCATGCCAACCTTGTTTCTTTCCGCTGAACGCAATCCAGATAAAGCCTAAACACAAAGGAATGGTGCTAATGTAATAAGCCAAATATCTCACAACAGATTTACTGGTTGATAAAGGCTCACCCGTTTTTGCATCAACAACTCTCAGTTTTAATGCCATCTTTCCTGGTGTCGCAGAACGATAAATCCAAAATAGTACTGTCGCGATAAAAGGAAATACCCAATTAAGCAATAGGTCCCAACCACCAATAATAAAACTATCAGATTCAAAGTAATAACTGCCATATACCCAATAAAGTAGTGGCATGGTCAACATAAGAAATAGAATTGAATCTATAATTGTTGCACCAAATCGTACCCAAAAACCTGCATATTCATACTGATTATTAAATTCCATGTATTTTCCTATCTATTTTAAAAAAGGGCAAAATATCAAATTAAAGTGTCACTAACTCAGCCACGCAAAAAACCATTATGACTATCTCGCTATATGAGATTGTTCTCTACACTCCAAACATCAAGCTCGCGAGAAATAATGGATGCTCCTGATTCCTCGGGCGTATTTAAAAAGTGGTCACCACCGTCAACTTCAACATACTTTATATTGTGCAGAGGTAGCAGCGCCTTCCACATGCTGGCTTGGCTTCTATGAACTTCAGAATCGTTAGAGCCAT includes the following:
- a CDS encoding aminoglycoside phosphotransferase family protein, which codes for MEELQGGREGQIFRSDNKVYRPRGVWSETVHRLLSHIAENSFNAAPKPCGFDCKGNEIVSYVVGDVFNYPLKGHIATTEALVSAAKLLRSYHDASRTFLSTHSNESLVWKLPSREPREVICHGDYAPYNVTLVGSETVGIIDFDTAHPAPRVWDVAYAVYCWAPFKTHESDAMGNLESQSLRAKQFCDAYGLLEAERERLVETITDRIQVLVDYMFNEADNGNTAFIENIADGHHLAYLADIQYINSHKQYIEDVLIGERFVREDGR
- a CDS encoding RDD family protein, which codes for MEFNNQYEYAGFWVRFGATIIDSILFLMLTMPLLYWVYGSYYFESDSFIIGGWDLLLNWVFPFIATVLFWIYRSATPGKMALKLRVVDAKTGEPLSTSKSVVRYLAYYISTIPLCLGFIWIAFSGKKQGWHDMIANTVVVRPRDHGVEAVTFESRT